In the genome of Myxococcus stipitatus, one region contains:
- a CDS encoding Ig-like domain-containing protein: protein MALGALPAFAEADVFGLGAGRDKALTVQGNESRVINSYAAVVAPVNKGDREIRLDTLQGFDDGDLVMVLQMRDVGPVPASSFMAFTLPLFDESPVGKWEMARVEKAFGRTLTLTRPLRNDFAAPYTQVIRVPEFKSVTVHPMGEIKARNWDGSTGGVVAFLVDGTLHNNGVITASGAGFQQGWASESAESLTGCADLGGTCEPVSQDVLLRRLPMGGGGAIFFRAHALTGAGRIEAKGLAGEGAPGGGSISARLVERAECEVLSVQGAPSGSPWLSGAQGVIGGGTVLLQAGALEGCPVQEQDAQARASGESSGDMGAHVLMNHALSFPGEPVVTTPKDGARLKGPTPRVTGFGDPGASVILSLADAENPSLSETELPQTQVDETGAFSLVVPTPLADGTYQITAFAQHEGLASESSTPVFFTVDSLLKPKKPTILLPTANQELNSRRPTISGTAEDAVKVRVTQNGVDLGEAPVTGTTWSLEPNRDFNEGEVVVQAIGLDDAQEVGPSSDEHRFFVDLTAPRVPEMDTPDAGTELNDPTPFLAGTAAANSHVRITFVDGGLVGTATAGDNQRWQLDASTVALEHGPVTLYATASDDAGNTSDASSHSFIVDLEEPPPPNITTPAADASVNDPTPAFAGTTEPHHHVYLTYGGSEVGDTAADLNGEWRIEASKISFDGGVLTIQAIATDKAGNISIPRDHAFEVDTQAPAPPAIQSPGADAFLKESITAISGSAEEGAVVSVTLGGTELEDSARIGPDKKWSVSTGMSLGEALYSLKAVATDRAGNKSTPNEQSFTVDLTPPVAPGIETPVAGSIINNPRPPFAGTTSPDSHVSITFPDGGFVGSAIADGGGRWRFAAPDASFGHGPVELWARATDDAGHTSDASVHTFEVDLVPPSRSPTVDFPSENSFVNDSTPEFSGGADPLHHVTVTYLDGGVIGTATVFSDGGWKVENSISLDDGIITVQAYASDDAGNRSDAGSRSFSVDTVKPPQPRIGVPAEGSYISDQTPDFSGSAEPGTMVDLYFDGGRIGSTKAYPDGGWMMDSPGTFRDDLVRVEAISTDDAGNSSLLREHSFTVDTAPPPAPRITVPGGYWVNRADLTFEGTADQASRVRINIGSIHDAGAEVRDGKWFFTPETPLTGGDYRLEVYSLDKANNLGGPATADFRVDLIPPAIPEIEFPASGTIVGPGGTKFRVKTDGPNIVRIWFKSLSDINAPFVEKNDFDAGSAGSWETPVILSLDQGRFLVVATATDPANNTSAFPDAGIELEVDRTPPDAPTIQLADGGLFAITPNPDFTGTLPPGVAKVTLEITPPDAAAITASRELDGGTTRWSMQSPQALTEKSQAYKAKVRATDKAGNDSNWSPDLAFYVDLNPPETTITSPDAGSTIIEGAPIIRGVSEKASEIFLKVDGKLVEDKIITTDDNGNWEYPASVLGGGPHTLEAHAKDRAGREEQEPHKINFTINLVLPVIPTVTAPATNSYTKDPRPTLQGTLEKMCTTVTIYLNDVPYPSPAAIQGVKWTFAPKEDLANGEYKIQTKCKDSYNRESGLLTPPHIITVDRQAPGAPRIDDGFEGKTFGPDLQVITGRADKDTTITAELGGLEAGSTRTKEDGRWELNVKQLLDHGSLKFEVWATDKAGNQSVDSTSITLQMDLKKPKTVLTGVPEGLSTLPSVTFSMATDDATDFGVQFQCALGEDPLAPCSNPYTLRGLAEGPIRLRVKATDGAGNVEETETIREWEFKRPKTVEGGGVGCSSTAGAIPAALLWLAWAGWLRARRRQS, encoded by the coding sequence GTGGCCCTGGGCGCGCTCCCTGCGTTCGCCGAGGCGGATGTCTTCGGGTTGGGCGCGGGGCGCGACAAAGCGCTCACGGTCCAGGGCAACGAAAGCCGGGTCATCAACAGCTATGCGGCGGTGGTGGCCCCCGTGAACAAGGGGGACCGGGAGATTCGGCTCGACACGCTCCAGGGCTTCGATGACGGCGACCTGGTGATGGTGTTGCAGATGCGGGACGTGGGTCCCGTGCCCGCGTCGTCGTTCATGGCGTTCACCCTGCCCCTGTTCGACGAGAGTCCCGTCGGCAAGTGGGAGATGGCGCGCGTGGAGAAAGCGTTTGGCCGGACGCTGACGCTGACAAGGCCGCTGCGCAATGACTTCGCGGCGCCGTATACCCAGGTCATCCGGGTCCCCGAGTTCAAGAGCGTCACGGTCCACCCGATGGGTGAAATCAAGGCGCGGAACTGGGATGGGTCCACGGGTGGCGTGGTGGCGTTCCTGGTCGATGGGACTCTGCACAACAACGGCGTCATCACCGCGAGTGGCGCGGGGTTCCAGCAGGGCTGGGCCAGCGAGTCGGCTGAGTCGCTCACGGGATGCGCGGACCTCGGTGGAACGTGTGAGCCCGTCTCCCAGGATGTGTTGCTGCGCCGTCTGCCCATGGGCGGTGGTGGCGCCATCTTCTTCCGTGCGCATGCGCTCACGGGAGCGGGCCGAATCGAGGCCAAGGGTTTGGCTGGTGAAGGGGCGCCAGGAGGAGGCAGCATCTCCGCGCGACTGGTCGAGCGTGCCGAGTGCGAGGTCCTGAGTGTGCAGGGAGCCCCGAGCGGCTCGCCGTGGCTGTCCGGTGCGCAGGGGGTTATCGGCGGAGGCACGGTCCTGTTGCAGGCGGGTGCGCTGGAGGGCTGCCCCGTGCAGGAGCAGGACGCACAAGCCCGAGCTTCTGGCGAGTCGAGTGGCGACATGGGTGCGCATGTCTTGATGAATCACGCCCTGAGCTTTCCAGGGGAGCCGGTGGTCACCACTCCGAAGGATGGGGCTCGACTCAAGGGTCCGACGCCGCGAGTGACTGGATTTGGAGACCCTGGGGCGTCCGTCATCCTGAGCCTGGCGGATGCCGAAAACCCGTCGTTGAGCGAGACGGAACTCCCCCAGACCCAGGTGGACGAAACCGGCGCCTTCTCGCTCGTGGTTCCCACGCCACTCGCCGATGGTACGTATCAAATCACTGCATTCGCCCAGCACGAAGGACTCGCCAGTGAGTCATCCACGCCCGTCTTCTTCACGGTGGACTCCCTGTTGAAGCCCAAGAAGCCCACCATTCTGCTGCCCACAGCGAATCAGGAACTCAACTCGCGCCGTCCGACAATTTCGGGAACAGCCGAGGACGCGGTCAAGGTGCGAGTCACACAGAACGGAGTGGACCTGGGCGAAGCGCCTGTGACTGGCACGACCTGGTCGCTGGAACCCAATAGGGACTTCAACGAAGGTGAAGTCGTCGTGCAGGCCATCGGCCTCGATGATGCACAGGAGGTCGGTCCCAGCTCGGATGAACACAGATTCTTCGTGGACCTGACCGCACCTCGCGTTCCTGAGATGGATACGCCGGATGCGGGCACGGAACTGAATGACCCCACTCCATTCCTCGCCGGGACCGCCGCCGCCAACAGCCATGTGCGCATCACCTTTGTTGACGGCGGCCTCGTCGGCACTGCCACGGCGGGCGACAATCAACGCTGGCAACTCGATGCCTCGACTGTCGCGCTCGAACACGGTCCCGTCACGCTGTATGCGACCGCCAGCGATGACGCAGGCAACACCAGCGACGCCAGCAGTCACAGCTTCATTGTGGATCTCGAAGAACCTCCCCCGCCGAACATCACGACCCCTGCTGCTGACGCTTCGGTGAACGACCCCACGCCCGCCTTCGCGGGCACCACCGAACCCCATCATCACGTATACCTCACCTACGGGGGCAGCGAGGTCGGCGACACCGCGGCCGACCTGAATGGCGAGTGGAGAATCGAGGCGTCAAAGATCTCCTTTGATGGTGGAGTCCTCACCATTCAGGCCATTGCCACCGACAAGGCAGGCAACATCAGCATTCCCCGCGATCATGCATTCGAGGTGGATACCCAAGCCCCCGCCCCGCCCGCCATTCAGTCCCCTGGTGCTGACGCGTTCCTCAAGGAATCCATCACCGCCATCTCGGGTAGCGCCGAGGAAGGCGCTGTCGTGAGTGTCACCCTCGGTGGCACTGAGCTCGAGGACTCAGCGAGGATCGGTCCCGACAAGAAATGGTCTGTCTCCACGGGGATGAGCCTGGGTGAGGCACTCTATTCCTTGAAAGCGGTCGCGACAGATCGCGCCGGCAACAAGAGCACCCCCAATGAGCAAAGCTTCACAGTCGACCTGACTCCACCGGTGGCACCAGGGATTGAGACCCCCGTCGCAGGCTCCATCATCAACAACCCTCGACCCCCGTTCGCTGGAACCACCAGTCCCGACAGCCATGTCTCGATCACCTTTCCCGATGGCGGATTCGTCGGCTCCGCCATCGCCGACGGCGGTGGCAGGTGGCGATTCGCGGCTCCTGATGCGTCCTTCGGGCACGGCCCCGTCGAACTCTGGGCCAGAGCGACCGATGATGCCGGGCATACCAGCGATGCAAGTGTTCACACCTTCGAGGTGGACCTCGTCCCCCCAAGCAGGAGTCCCACTGTCGACTTCCCGAGCGAGAACTCCTTCGTGAACGACTCCACACCGGAGTTCAGCGGGGGGGCGGATCCTCTTCACCACGTCACCGTCACATACCTTGACGGTGGCGTCATCGGCACCGCAACGGTGTTCTCAGACGGCGGATGGAAGGTCGAGAACTCCATCTCCCTCGACGATGGGATCATCACCGTCCAGGCCTATGCCTCGGATGACGCCGGAAACAGGAGTGACGCGGGTAGTCGCAGCTTTTCGGTGGACACCGTGAAGCCGCCGCAACCGAGGATTGGCGTCCCTGCCGAGGGTTCATACATAAGCGACCAGACGCCAGACTTCTCGGGTTCCGCGGAGCCCGGCACCATGGTGGATCTCTACTTCGACGGTGGCCGTATCGGGTCCACCAAAGCCTACCCCGACGGGGGATGGATGATGGACTCCCCTGGGACCTTCCGTGATGACCTCGTCCGAGTGGAAGCCATCTCCACCGACGATGCGGGCAACTCCAGCCTGCTTCGAGAACACTCGTTTACCGTGGATACGGCCCCTCCTCCTGCCCCTCGCATCACGGTCCCCGGTGGCTACTGGGTGAACCGCGCCGACCTGACCTTCGAGGGCACCGCCGACCAAGCATCCCGCGTGAGAATCAACATTGGATCAATCCACGACGCGGGCGCCGAGGTGCGCGACGGGAAATGGTTCTTCACTCCCGAGACGCCTCTCACCGGAGGCGACTATCGCCTCGAGGTCTACTCGCTCGACAAGGCAAACAACCTGGGCGGCCCCGCTACTGCGGACTTCCGGGTCGACCTCATTCCGCCGGCCATCCCCGAGATTGAGTTCCCGGCCTCTGGCACCATTGTCGGCCCTGGCGGAACGAAGTTCCGTGTCAAGACCGATGGCCCCAACATCGTGCGGATTTGGTTCAAATCCTTGAGTGACATCAACGCCCCATTCGTCGAGAAGAATGACTTCGACGCAGGCTCCGCAGGGAGCTGGGAGACACCAGTAATCCTCAGTCTTGACCAGGGCAGATTCCTGGTTGTCGCCACTGCCACAGATCCGGCGAACAACACCAGTGCATTCCCTGATGCAGGCATTGAACTCGAGGTAGATCGTACCCCCCCGGATGCCCCAACCATCCAATTGGCCGATGGAGGCCTGTTCGCGATAACACCAAACCCTGACTTCACGGGGACCCTTCCGCCTGGTGTCGCCAAGGTGACGCTCGAGATTACTCCGCCTGATGCTGCAGCCATAACCGCATCGAGAGAGCTTGATGGAGGGACCACGAGATGGAGCATGCAGTCTCCGCAGGCACTCACGGAGAAATCGCAAGCATACAAGGCGAAGGTTCGTGCAACCGACAAGGCTGGCAATGATAGCAATTGGTCGCCCGATCTTGCGTTCTACGTAGACTTGAATCCACCCGAGACAACCATCACCTCACCCGACGCTGGCAGCACCATTATCGAGGGCGCACCTATCATTCGCGGGGTCTCCGAGAAAGCGAGCGAGATCTTCCTCAAGGTGGACGGGAAACTGGTTGAGGACAAAATCATCACCACGGATGACAATGGCAATTGGGAGTACCCGGCCTCCGTCCTGGGGGGTGGTCCCCATACGCTGGAGGCACACGCCAAAGACCGCGCAGGTCGGGAAGAGCAAGAGCCTCACAAGATCAACTTCACCATCAACCTCGTACTTCCAGTCATCCCCACGGTGACGGCACCGGCGACCAACAGTTACACCAAGGACCCGCGCCCCACCCTCCAGGGCACCCTTGAGAAGATGTGCACCACCGTAACGATCTACCTCAACGATGTGCCCTATCCCTCGCCTGCCGCCATCCAAGGCGTGAAGTGGACCTTCGCGCCCAAGGAGGACCTGGCCAATGGCGAGTACAAGATTCAAACGAAGTGCAAGGACAGCTACAACAGGGAATCTGGCCTCTTGACCCCTCCCCACATCATCACGGTGGATCGGCAAGCACCGGGAGCCCCACGCATTGATGACGGATTTGAGGGCAAGACCTTCGGGCCTGACCTCCAAGTCATCACCGGAAGGGCAGACAAGGACACCACCATCACCGCGGAGCTGGGTGGTCTCGAAGCCGGTTCAACCCGGACGAAGGAGGATGGCCGTTGGGAGTTGAATGTGAAGCAACTCCTCGACCATGGAAGTTTGAAATTCGAGGTCTGGGCCACCGACAAGGCGGGCAACCAGAGTGTTGATTCGACCTCCATCACCCTCCAGATGGATCTCAAGAAGCCCAAGACGGTGCTGACGGGCGTTCCGGAGGGCCTCAGTACGCTTCCGTCGGTCACCTTCTCGATGGCCACCGACGACGCGACCGACTTCGGAGTCCAATTCCAGTGCGCGCTGGGAGAGGACCCTCTTGCCCCTTGCTCGAACCCTTACACGCTCCGCGGGCTCGCTGAAGGTCCCATCCGGCTGCGCGTCAAGGCGACGGACGGTGCGGGGAACGTCGAAGAGACCGAGACAATTCGCGAGTGGGAGTTCAAGCGTCCCAAGACAGTGGAAGGTGGTGGCGTCGGATGCTCGAGCACCGCGGGCGCCATTCCAGCCGCCCTCCTCTGGCTGGCATGGGCGGGCTGGCTCCGCGCCCGCCGTCGCCAGAGCTGA
- a CDS encoding OmpA family protein: MPDFILERLEVNPGPGPLATGGGTILRDGELRVMLLGHYQHEPLTINDGGETIPLLRSRSTGVLSVGLGLSSRLQLDVRVPVLTQREGESLDAQGLTAPTRTGLGSPRVGARVAILRTEGDDSVDLAAEVGVALPFGTEGALARSSNTSVLARVMVGGSLGSILAPSFEIGTLLRSTATINAENLEAREIGSELRLGAGLMTTEGPLRGEVSLNAGLSFKQAEGAVELLGGARYTPREGVELFALGGLGLGSEPGIPLFRLVAGVSFSYLLGEDTRPDSDSSIVHESVPLPLPGSGRRPGEARGSQASLIPGPGETSPIANVARDRFVLEGKVYFRTASAELPTELADLDRAVEMMLTNPSVALMTVDGHTDDSRAETLNPRLGRDRAEAVWRYLVEHGVPPNKLRLRSFGPQHPAQTNSTPEGRERNRRVELLLMLPTTQEPTP, from the coding sequence TTGCCGGACTTCATCCTGGAGCGCCTGGAGGTGAACCCGGGCCCGGGGCCCCTCGCGACGGGGGGGGGCACCATCCTGCGTGACGGTGAGCTTCGGGTGATGTTGCTCGGCCACTATCAACACGAGCCGCTGACCATCAACGACGGTGGGGAGACGATTCCCCTGTTGCGCAGCCGATCCACCGGTGTGCTCTCGGTGGGCCTGGGCTTGAGCTCCCGGCTGCAGCTCGACGTGCGAGTGCCCGTGCTGACCCAGCGCGAGGGCGAGAGCCTGGACGCGCAGGGGCTGACGGCGCCGACGCGGACCGGATTGGGCTCGCCTCGAGTGGGGGCTCGGGTGGCCATCCTGAGGACGGAGGGAGATGACTCGGTGGATCTCGCCGCGGAGGTCGGCGTGGCACTGCCCTTCGGGACGGAAGGGGCCCTGGCCCGCTCTTCGAATACGAGTGTCCTCGCACGGGTGATGGTGGGCGGAAGCCTGGGTTCCATCCTCGCCCCGTCGTTTGAAATAGGCACCCTGCTGAGGTCCACGGCCACCATCAACGCCGAGAACCTGGAGGCGCGGGAGATCGGCTCGGAGCTTCGACTGGGCGCGGGCTTGATGACCACGGAGGGCCCGCTCAGGGGCGAGGTCTCGCTGAACGCGGGGCTCTCCTTCAAGCAGGCAGAAGGTGCGGTGGAGCTCCTCGGAGGTGCTCGCTACACGCCGAGGGAGGGCGTGGAGCTGTTCGCGCTGGGAGGCTTGGGACTGGGCTCGGAGCCCGGCATCCCCCTCTTCCGGTTGGTCGCCGGCGTGTCGTTCTCCTACCTGCTGGGCGAGGACACGCGGCCCGACTCGGATTCGAGCATCGTGCATGAATCCGTGCCCCTTCCCCTGCCCGGCTCAGGGCGGAGACCGGGAGAGGCGCGAGGGAGTCAGGCGTCGCTGATTCCAGGCCCGGGTGAGACCTCGCCCATCGCCAACGTGGCCAGGGACCGCTTCGTGCTCGAGGGGAAGGTGTACTTCCGCACGGCCAGCGCGGAGCTTCCCACGGAGCTCGCGGACCTGGATCGCGCCGTGGAGATGATGCTGACGAATCCCTCGGTCGCGTTGATGACCGTGGATGGACACACGGATGACTCACGAGCGGAGACGCTCAACCCACGCCTGGGGCGGGACCGGGCGGAGGCGGTATGGCGTTACCTCGTGGAGCACGGGGTACCGCCCAACAAGCTGCGGCTGCGGAGCTTCGGCCCCCAGCACCCCGCCCAGACCAACAGCACGCCCGAGGGCCGTGAGCGAAACCGCAGGGTCGAGCTCCTCCTCATGCTGCCTACGACCCAGGAACCGACACCATGA
- a CDS encoding DotU family type IV/VI secretion system protein, whose translation MKLTHWKAILLAYRHVDDTLARELGPANLDPAYRDHLSPGAMEAMSRDLVVEIEKLRIALGADLRSDDVEKVLQPFAFLLDEKVLGRLANDDAQHWPLLQLRVFGLDSGGDLFYELADACLRRQDTAPLLFEMLHFCLTAGFTGRYVGHPARLREYREQLVARIPRPEAVAPQVSTEEAGPPPTLYDFPWRYYAVTLAIIVTLPVVLWHLSN comes from the coding sequence ATGAAGCTGACGCACTGGAAGGCCATCCTCCTGGCCTACCGCCATGTGGATGACACCCTGGCGCGAGAGCTGGGCCCGGCGAACCTGGACCCGGCCTACCGCGACCACCTGTCGCCGGGCGCGATGGAGGCGATGTCGCGCGACCTGGTCGTCGAAATCGAGAAGCTCCGCATCGCCCTGGGCGCGGACCTGCGCTCCGACGACGTGGAGAAGGTGCTGCAGCCGTTCGCGTTCCTCCTGGACGAGAAGGTGCTCGGGCGGCTGGCGAACGACGATGCCCAGCACTGGCCGCTCTTGCAGCTGCGCGTGTTCGGCTTGGACTCCGGCGGAGACCTCTTCTACGAGCTGGCGGACGCGTGCCTGCGTCGGCAGGACACCGCGCCCCTGCTCTTCGAGATGCTGCACTTCTGCCTCACCGCGGGCTTCACGGGCCGCTATGTCGGGCACCCCGCGCGGCTTCGCGAGTACCGCGAGCAGCTGGTGGCGCGCATCCCCCGCCCGGAGGCCGTCGCGCCCCAGGTCTCGACCGAGGAAGCCGGCCCGCCGCCCACGCTCTACGACTTCCCCTGGCGCTACTACGCGGTGACGCTCGCCATCATCGTCACGCTGCCCGTGGTGCTCTGGCACCTCTCCAACTGA
- a CDS encoding type VI secretion system baseplate subunit TssF, with the protein MTRPTDRLHQDFLEEMASLERFRQRFHERYPAAPLEREDPDVRRLMEAMAFFSVQTRHATLHNLRATWRRLFAGFFDFLLEPLPTRAVVEALPGGKMGEPILLPRGTELRLSPSQGEPGTFRLQRDLRVLPVELESTEVRPLVRGGHRLILTFESRHERADAVGTLSLHVRHLDEYLPSLAVFHSLRQHLRGVSVVYDALADEHSTGTKCDVSFDREAPSPEDSASFTHPLQRLRSFFLFPETELFIHVDVAPTRGAWRRFSLCFDLAQEWTVGRSHRPDFLVPFAVPVENLRAEPAQVITTDGTRSEHPIRNMSAGRELALHSVTGVFEMTKTGLAPLRPAHLPGTGPAYEVEEVPTEHGPSPHLVLRMPEAFSSPRKLVVEALWHQPRFASDASGRMSVSVPGRHIEGLDWRLVGQLQPDRESPLRDDLTALTQLLAWKAQATLGLDELRSVLEHLGTPTEGPFRRVLPLLRELTVSRVPDSAMRGSGLRHVYEVVVEPFEPGFEPLVVCFLTRVRDLLDAWNHEASVELRATIAGTGPLALPGVS; encoded by the coding sequence ATGACCCGCCCCACGGACCGGCTGCACCAGGACTTCCTCGAGGAGATGGCCTCGCTGGAGCGCTTCCGCCAGCGCTTCCACGAGCGCTACCCCGCCGCCCCGCTGGAGCGCGAGGACCCGGACGTGCGGCGCCTCATGGAGGCGATGGCGTTCTTCTCCGTGCAGACGCGCCACGCCACGCTGCACAACCTGCGAGCCACCTGGCGTCGGCTGTTCGCGGGCTTCTTCGATTTCCTCCTGGAGCCGCTGCCCACGCGCGCGGTGGTGGAGGCGCTCCCCGGCGGGAAGATGGGTGAGCCCATCCTCCTGCCTCGCGGCACGGAGCTGCGGCTCTCTCCCAGCCAGGGCGAGCCCGGCACCTTCCGGCTGCAGCGCGACCTGCGCGTGCTGCCCGTGGAGCTGGAGTCCACGGAGGTGCGCCCGCTGGTGCGCGGCGGGCACCGGCTCATCCTCACCTTCGAGTCCCGCCACGAGCGCGCGGACGCGGTGGGCACGCTGAGCCTGCACGTGCGGCACCTGGATGAGTACCTGCCATCGCTCGCGGTGTTCCACTCGCTGCGCCAGCACCTGCGGGGCGTCAGCGTGGTGTACGACGCGCTGGCGGACGAGCACTCCACGGGCACGAAGTGCGACGTGTCCTTCGACCGCGAGGCCCCCTCGCCGGAGGACTCCGCGTCGTTCACCCATCCGCTCCAGCGGCTGCGCTCGTTCTTCCTCTTCCCGGAGACGGAGCTCTTCATCCACGTCGACGTGGCGCCCACGCGGGGGGCGTGGCGGCGCTTCAGCCTGTGCTTCGACCTGGCCCAGGAGTGGACGGTGGGCCGCTCGCACCGGCCCGACTTCCTGGTGCCCTTCGCGGTGCCGGTGGAGAACCTGCGCGCGGAGCCCGCACAGGTCATCACCACGGACGGCACCCGCTCCGAGCACCCCATCCGCAACATGAGCGCGGGGCGGGAGCTGGCGCTGCACTCGGTGACGGGCGTGTTCGAGATGACGAAGACGGGCCTGGCGCCGCTGCGGCCCGCGCACCTGCCCGGCACGGGCCCCGCCTACGAGGTGGAGGAGGTCCCGACGGAGCACGGCCCTTCCCCGCACCTGGTGCTGCGCATGCCGGAGGCGTTCTCCTCGCCGCGCAAGCTGGTGGTGGAGGCGCTGTGGCACCAGCCGCGCTTCGCCTCGGATGCCTCCGGGCGGATGTCGGTGAGCGTGCCGGGGCGCCACATCGAGGGCCTGGACTGGCGCCTCGTCGGGCAGCTCCAGCCGGACCGCGAGAGCCCCCTGCGCGACGACCTGACCGCGCTCACCCAGCTGCTCGCCTGGAAGGCCCAGGCCACGCTGGGGCTGGATGAGCTCCGCTCCGTGCTCGAGCACCTGGGCACGCCCACCGAAGGCCCCTTCCGCCGCGTGCTGCCGCTGCTGCGCGAGCTGACCGTGTCGCGCGTGCCGGACAGCGCGATGCGCGGCTCGGGCCTGCGGCATGTGTACGAGGTGGTGGTGGAGCCCTTCGAACCGGGCTTCGAGCCGCTGGTGGTGTGCTTCCTCACGCGGGTACGCGACTTGCTGGATGCATGGAATCACGAAGCCTCGGTGGAGCTTCGCGCCACCATCGCGGGGACCGGTCCCCTCGCCCTCCCGGGAGTCTCCTGA
- the tssE gene encoding type VI secretion system baseplate subunit TssE → MGRASFLDKFASRGSTRAGSRQGGNELEHVLRNLEAVLNTKAGYGFFRRDFGLGEYTEKYGTRELVETLTRELREEIANHEPRLSHVELTMRGRDAGLWLHFGLVGTVAGERHKLRLRFDTLSGHVRVEVEP, encoded by the coding sequence ATGGGGCGCGCATCCTTCCTCGACAAGTTCGCCAGCCGGGGCAGCACCCGCGCGGGCTCGCGCCAGGGCGGCAACGAGCTGGAGCACGTGCTGCGCAACCTGGAGGCCGTGCTCAACACCAAGGCGGGCTACGGCTTCTTCCGCCGCGACTTCGGCCTGGGTGAGTACACGGAGAAGTACGGCACGCGGGAGCTGGTGGAGACGCTCACCCGCGAGTTGCGCGAAGAGATTGCGAACCACGAGCCGCGCCTGTCCCACGTGGAGCTGACGATGCGCGGGCGCGACGCGGGCCTGTGGCTCCACTTCGGCCTGGTGGGCACCGTGGCGGGTGAGCGGCACAAGCTGCGGCTGCGATTCGACACGCTCAGCGGACATGTCCGCGTGGAGGTGGAGCCATGA
- the tssK gene encoding type VI secretion system baseplate subunit TssK, translating into MPSFKLARVRWHVGQTLLPEHFEAQEAALEAEVRLHASLSGTPGFGVAAMAWSEPLLVGGSLSISTLTAVTPAGFVVDVPGNAVLPPFSLEGTGRAEVTVYLHVMGDTTNAEGVRLYTEDPPMLERVLRRLRLSAEPVLDGAIDTLPLALFHRDTEGLWRLSEELVPPLLLVGPHPFLGALLSRLDSLLEQARLQLIARLSDSYLRTDRLTNARRALCEVQRLQAMRSDMLRHISPHPYAFFDALRGLYFEACCYLELMPDKHLPAYQHDAPGKGFLRWLELLTRALQPEATRVTHRSFEPRDGQFIFSPLPPEVLESGELYLLVQRRQAGEVLPVDGVKLAGPSRLATVRRMALKGIPFNHVPHPSFPHALGPEIDWYQLVQGEEWQFALRENGLAFYTTPALQGAQVSLFWRRA; encoded by the coding sequence ATGCCCTCATTCAAGCTCGCACGGGTCCGGTGGCACGTCGGCCAGACGCTGCTCCCGGAACACTTCGAGGCCCAAGAAGCGGCCCTGGAGGCCGAAGTCCGCCTCCACGCCTCGTTGTCCGGCACGCCGGGGTTCGGCGTCGCCGCCATGGCCTGGAGCGAGCCGCTGCTGGTCGGTGGCAGCCTGTCCATCTCCACGTTGACGGCCGTGACCCCGGCCGGCTTCGTGGTGGATGTGCCAGGCAACGCGGTGCTCCCGCCCTTCTCCCTGGAAGGGACGGGACGCGCCGAGGTCACCGTCTATCTGCACGTGATGGGGGATACGACGAACGCGGAGGGCGTGCGGCTGTACACGGAGGACCCGCCGATGTTGGAGCGAGTCCTCCGTCGGCTGCGCCTCTCCGCGGAGCCGGTCCTGGACGGAGCCATCGACACGCTCCCCCTGGCCCTGTTCCATCGCGATACCGAGGGGCTCTGGAGGCTCTCGGAGGAGCTGGTTCCTCCGCTGCTCCTCGTCGGCCCCCACCCCTTCCTCGGCGCGCTCCTGTCGCGGCTGGACTCCCTGCTGGAGCAGGCCCGGCTGCAGCTCATCGCGCGCCTGTCCGACAGCTACCTGCGCACGGACCGGCTCACCAACGCCCGCCGCGCGCTGTGCGAGGTGCAGCGGCTGCAAGCGATGCGCTCGGACATGCTGCGCCACATCTCGCCGCACCCCTACGCCTTCTTCGACGCCCTGCGCGGCCTCTACTTCGAGGCGTGCTGCTACCTGGAGCTGATGCCGGACAAGCACCTGCCCGCGTACCAGCACGACGCTCCGGGCAAGGGCTTCCTGCGCTGGCTGGAGCTGCTCACGCGCGCGCTCCAGCCGGAGGCCACCCGCGTCACGCACCGCTCCTTCGAGCCGCGCGACGGACAGTTCATCTTCTCCCCGCTGCCGCCCGAGGTGCTGGAGAGCGGCGAGCTCTACCTGCTGGTGCAGCGCCGCCAGGCCGGAGAAGTCCTTCCGGTGGATGGCGTGAAGCTCGCGGGGCCGTCCCGGCTCGCCACCGTGCGCCGCATGGCGCTCAAGGGCATTCCCTTCAACCACGTCCCGCACCCCTCGTTCCCTCACGCGCTGGGGCCTGAAATCGACTGGTACCAGCTGGTGCAGGGCGAGGAGTGGCAGTTCGCGCTGAGGGAGAACGGCCTCGCCTTCTACACCACGCCCGCGCTCCAGGGCGCCCAGGTGTCCCTCTTCTGGCGCAGGGCGTGA